Proteins from a genomic interval of Rhodothermales bacterium:
- a CDS encoding ABC transporter permease, with amino-acid sequence MDFRLLIARRYLLGRRSFSLITKITGISVAGVAVGVAALIVVLSVMNGFFTFVRDMLVSLDPHVRVVSAGERGFEARDSLLVAIEDVEGVVSASPYIEGKALLAYDSEDGFNKVVIVRGVDSDRDPTLGQAVASTGFGTNNLSRVEGRPGVVLGRRLGERLVLTPAGGDREASRVSLLSANALERTLTRVLGPPQIATFEVRGLYELEAVYDESFVFVDLAECQRMFRMGRRVHGVDVRLDDIEHAGRVQAALQESLDPDEFEVQTWYDLQESLYAVMRLEKWGAMAVLALIIVVAAFNIVGSLTMIVVEKRRDIGVLRAMGVSAADVRKIFLADGLLIGLFGGGIGLALGLGLSLLQQRYQFVPMMGADSFLIDSYPVSIELLDVAAISAMAIALCVLASVYPSTRAAKMEPARAVALDV; translated from the coding sequence GTGGACTTCCGGCTGCTGATTGCCAGGCGCTACCTGCTCGGACGCCGGTCGTTTTCGCTGATCACCAAGATCACCGGCATCTCCGTGGCGGGCGTGGCCGTCGGGGTGGCGGCCCTCATCGTGGTGCTCTCGGTGATGAACGGGTTCTTTACGTTTGTAAGGGACATGCTGGTGTCGCTGGATCCGCACGTGCGTGTGGTCAGCGCCGGGGAGCGGGGATTCGAGGCCAGGGACAGTCTGCTGGTGGCGATTGAAGACGTGGAAGGCGTGGTGTCGGCCTCGCCGTACATCGAGGGCAAGGCGCTGCTGGCGTATGACTCCGAGGACGGGTTCAACAAGGTGGTCATCGTACGTGGCGTGGACTCGGATCGCGATCCAACCCTGGGTCAGGCGGTGGCGTCCACAGGATTCGGCACGAACAATCTGAGTCGTGTGGAGGGTCGCCCCGGAGTTGTGCTTGGTCGGCGTCTCGGTGAGCGACTGGTTCTGACCCCGGCCGGAGGGGACCGGGAGGCGAGCAGGGTCTCGCTGCTCTCGGCAAACGCGCTGGAGCGCACGCTGACTCGGGTGCTGGGTCCGCCACAGATCGCGACGTTTGAGGTGCGCGGTCTCTATGAGTTGGAGGCCGTGTACGACGAGAGTTTCGTTTTTGTAGACCTCGCGGAGTGCCAGCGCATGTTTCGCATGGGCCGTCGGGTGCACGGCGTCGATGTGCGGCTTGACGACATCGAACATGCGGGCCGGGTGCAGGCCGCTCTGCAGGAGTCGCTGGACCCGGACGAGTTTGAGGTGCAGACCTGGTACGACCTGCAGGAATCGCTCTATGCCGTGATGCGACTGGAGAAGTGGGGGGCGATGGCCGTGCTGGCGCTGATCATAGTCGTGGCGGCGTTCAACATCGTGGGTTCACTCACCATGATTGTGGTGGAGAAGCGCCGGGATATCGGGGTGCTACGGGCGATGGGCGTCTCGGCGGCCGATGTGCGCAAGATCTTTCTGGCGGACGGGCTGCTGATCGGACTCTTCGGCGGGGGAATCGGCCTTGCACTTGGCCTGGGGCTGTCCCTGCTCCAGCAGCGCTATCAGTTCGTGCCCATGATGGGTGCGGACTCATTCCTCATCGATTCCTATCCGGTGTCGATCGAACTGCTGGATGTGGCGGCCATTTCTGCGATGGCCATTGCGCTGTGTGTGCTCGCCTCAGTGTATCCATCGACGCGCGCGGCGAAGATGGAGCCGGCGCGGGCGGTGGCGTTGGACGTCTGA
- a CDS encoding glucose-6-phosphate isomerase, whose protein sequence is MIRLDYTQAKSFLPDPELAQGLERARDAHARLMDGSGAGSEYLGWRDLMVEPDDALLGNLQDVAAEIRQRADVFLSIGIGGSYLGAKAVIEALTPYFPTGDGPEVLFAGKDMSGAYLRELLGYLEGKSVYVNVISKSGTTLEPAIAFRFVREWMELHFDDADDRIIVTTDPERGALNELRKAHPYRKYVIPPRVGGRFSVLTPVGLLPIAVAGVDIRSLFYGAVAESERLSQLDNNSAIEYAAVRCRLLENGYSTEVLAHFEPRLSSIGGWWQQLYGESEGKGHNGLLPVSLQYSTDLHSLGQYVQDGKRNLIETFLIAEDDGGDMTVDIDSANLDGLNYLEGKSLTEINRKAYEGTARAHVQGGVPVLTLWLENITPGSIGELIYFFQHAVAVSGYMLRINPFDQPGVEAYKKEMFRLLGKP, encoded by the coding sequence ATGATCAGACTCGATTATACCCAGGCCAAATCGTTCCTGCCGGACCCGGAACTGGCGCAGGGACTGGAACGCGCCCGGGACGCGCACGCGCGCCTTATGGACGGCTCCGGGGCAGGCTCCGAATACCTGGGCTGGCGAGACTTGATGGTGGAGCCAGACGATGCACTTCTGGGCAATCTCCAGGATGTGGCTGCCGAGATCCGACAGCGCGCCGACGTGTTTCTCTCGATCGGAATCGGCGGATCCTATCTCGGCGCAAAGGCGGTCATCGAGGCGCTGACGCCCTATTTCCCAACGGGTGACGGACCCGAGGTTCTTTTCGCCGGCAAAGACATGAGCGGCGCATACCTGCGCGAACTGCTGGGCTATCTGGAAGGCAAGAGTGTGTATGTCAATGTCATATCGAAGAGTGGGACAACCCTCGAGCCCGCCATCGCCTTCCGGTTCGTGCGCGAGTGGATGGAATTGCACTTCGATGATGCCGACGACCGCATCATCGTCACCACGGACCCGGAACGCGGAGCACTGAATGAACTGCGAAAAGCGCACCCGTACCGGAAGTACGTCATTCCGCCTCGCGTGGGAGGTCGATTCTCGGTGCTGACTCCAGTCGGCCTGCTGCCGATTGCCGTGGCCGGAGTGGACATTCGTTCGCTGTTCTACGGAGCCGTCGCGGAGTCCGAACGTCTGTCCCAGCTGGACAACAACAGCGCTATCGAGTATGCCGCCGTGCGTTGCCGGTTGCTTGAGAATGGTTATTCCACCGAAGTGCTTGCCCATTTCGAGCCGCGTCTCTCCTCCATTGGGGGCTGGTGGCAGCAGCTCTACGGAGAGAGCGAGGGCAAGGGCCACAACGGACTGCTCCCGGTGTCCCTCCAGTATTCCACAGACCTGCATTCACTGGGGCAGTACGTGCAGGACGGAAAGCGCAATCTCATTGAGACGTTCCTGATTGCAGAGGACGACGGAGGCGATATGACAGTCGATATCGACTCCGCGAATCTCGACGGCCTCAATTACCTGGAAGGGAAATCGCTGACGGAAATCAACCGTAAGGCCTACGAAGGAACCGCCAGAGCCCACGTGCAGGGAGGTGTCCCCGTGCTGACTCTGTGGCTGGAAAACATCACGCCGGGATCCATCGGCGAGTTGATTTACTTCTTCCAGCACGCGGTGGCGGTCAGTGGATACATGCTGCGCATCAATCCATTTGATCAACCTGGTGTGGAAGCCTACAAGAAGGAGATGTTCAGACTGTTGGGGAAACCGTGA
- a CDS encoding universal stress protein, whose protein sequence is MIKKILVALDPDSDTPTATRYAVEIAKRDQASITGLAVVDMGSIASSSRGGGVGSMYYADKLRGRLTAEARDRAHELIREFSSVVSKAGVEHTELLQEGVPFRRIVEDMKYHDLLVVGNDPHFFYSHPKEATETLARVVRKTVGPTLIVSEQYRKVKNVLIAYDGSNAAARAMRTFVRSKPFGSDIAIRLICIWEKKQAEAELMLQLASEFIRAHGLNPEVAALKSDDVEGTISAQISQFDADVVVAGAHSKSRIRSVAFGSTTSFLVKQCPVNLYLD, encoded by the coding sequence ATGATCAAGAAGATTCTCGTCGCCCTCGACCCCGATTCCGACACACCGACCGCTACGCGCTACGCCGTCGAGATTGCCAAGCGGGACCAGGCATCCATCACCGGCCTGGCCGTGGTCGATATGGGAAGCATCGCATCCAGCTCCCGCGGAGGCGGGGTAGGTTCGATGTATTACGCGGACAAACTGAGGGGGCGGCTGACCGCTGAAGCACGAGATCGTGCGCATGAGCTCATTCGTGAGTTCAGCAGCGTGGTGTCCAAGGCGGGGGTGGAGCACACCGAACTGCTTCAGGAAGGCGTGCCGTTCAGACGCATTGTCGAGGACATGAAATACCATGACCTTCTGGTCGTCGGCAACGACCCGCACTTCTTCTACAGTCATCCGAAGGAGGCTACTGAGACGCTTGCGCGCGTCGTGCGAAAGACCGTCGGCCCGACACTTATTGTGAGCGAACAGTACCGAAAGGTCAAGAACGTGCTGATCGCCTACGACGGCAGCAATGCGGCTGCGAGGGCCATGCGCACCTTCGTGCGATCCAAGCCGTTCGGATCAGACATCGCCATTCGGCTGATCTGCATCTGGGAGAAGAAACAGGCCGAAGCGGAATTGATGCTTCAGCTGGCCTCTGAGTTTATCCGAGCACACGGTCTGAATCCCGAAGTTGCAGCGCTGAAATCGGACGACGTCGAGGGAACGATCTCCGCGCAGATCAGCCAGTTCGATGCGGACGTGGTTGTGGCAGGCGCCCACTCCAAGTCCCGAATCCGGTCCGTGGCGTTCGGGTCGACGACCTCGTTCCTGGTCAAGCAGTGCCCGGTCAATCTCTACCTGGACTGA
- the nusB gene encoding transcription antitermination factor NusB, with amino-acid sequence MSTRRESRERVMQALYAFQLGGGDADHIIKTLLQEPLSDDAATLRFAEKLFLRTLDMTSDADSIIEQHTQNWDLSRIALIDRLVLRIALCEMLQFEDIPPKVSINEAIEVAKKYSTARSGQFVNGILDAALESLKTEGRVKKSGRGLVGMSVQKEN; translated from the coding sequence ATGAGCACGAGAAGGGAATCCAGGGAACGGGTCATGCAGGCCCTGTATGCATTTCAGCTTGGAGGCGGAGACGCCGACCATATCATCAAGACGTTGCTCCAGGAACCGCTGTCAGATGATGCCGCAACGCTGCGATTCGCGGAGAAGCTGTTTCTTCGCACGCTGGACATGACGTCCGACGCGGATTCGATCATCGAACAGCACACCCAGAACTGGGACCTGTCCCGCATCGCTCTGATCGATAGGCTGGTCCTTCGCATTGCGCTCTGTGAGATGCTGCAGTTTGAAGACATCCCGCCGAAGGTGTCGATCAACGAAGCCATTGAGGTGGCCAAGAAGTACAGCACGGCACGGAGCGGGCAGTTCGTCAACGGCATCCTCGATGCCGCGCTTGAATCCCTGAAGACGGAGGGTCGGGTGAAAAAGAGCGGACGCGGCCTGGTCGGCATGTCCGTTCAGAAAGAGAACTGA
- the ychF gene encoding redox-regulated ATPase YchF, whose protein sequence is MPLRCGIVGLPNVGKSTLFNALSGAGAESANYPFCTIDPNVGIVPVPDERLDNIARIAQSTKVVPTAIEFVDIAGLVAGASKGEGLGNQFLSHIREVDAIVHVVRCFTDDNVVHVSGKVDPASDIEVIETELLLKDLDSIEKRIDRTAKAAKGGDKKLQAEKAFYERLRDHVADGQPVRAFQIRDDEQVWLNSLFLLSVKPVLYAANVGEGDLPDGNEHVERVREIAAKEGARVVVVSAELEAQLADLDPDERVVFLEDLGLEGSGLERLIQEAYVLLELETFFTAGPKEARAWTITRGTKAPQAAGTIHTDFERGFIRAETIKYRDFVDLGGESAARSAGAMRSEGKEYTVEDGDILLFRFNV, encoded by the coding sequence ATGCCGCTTCGCTGTGGAATTGTAGGCCTTCCCAACGTGGGCAAATCCACGTTGTTCAACGCCCTTTCGGGGGCTGGAGCCGAAAGTGCGAACTACCCGTTCTGCACCATCGATCCGAACGTGGGCATTGTGCCGGTGCCGGACGAGCGTCTCGACAACATCGCCCGCATAGCGCAGTCCACCAAGGTCGTTCCCACGGCCATCGAATTCGTGGACATTGCCGGTTTGGTTGCCGGTGCCTCCAAGGGGGAGGGACTGGGAAACCAGTTCCTGAGCCACATTCGCGAAGTCGACGCCATCGTGCATGTGGTGCGGTGCTTTACGGACGACAACGTCGTGCATGTCTCCGGCAAGGTGGATCCCGCCTCCGACATCGAGGTGATTGAGACCGAGCTGCTCCTGAAGGACCTGGACTCGATTGAAAAGCGCATCGACCGCACAGCGAAGGCCGCAAAGGGAGGCGACAAGAAGCTGCAGGCTGAAAAAGCGTTCTACGAGCGACTCAGGGACCATGTGGCGGACGGGCAGCCCGTGCGCGCGTTCCAGATCCGCGATGACGAACAGGTCTGGCTGAATTCGCTCTTCCTGCTGTCAGTCAAGCCGGTCCTGTACGCCGCGAACGTCGGCGAAGGCGACCTGCCAGATGGCAACGAGCACGTGGAGCGGGTGCGGGAAATCGCCGCGAAAGAGGGAGCCCGGGTCGTGGTGGTGTCGGCCGAACTGGAGGCACAGCTCGCCGATCTGGACCCCGACGAGCGTGTGGTCTTTCTGGAGGACCTCGGCCTGGAAGGGTCCGGGCTCGAACGACTCATCCAGGAAGCCTACGTGCTGCTGGAGTTGGAGACGTTCTTTACAGCGGGCCCCAAGGAAGCCCGCGCCTGGACCATCACGCGGGGCACCAAGGCTCCACAAGCAGCCGGAACCATCCATACGGACTTCGAGCGCGGCTTCATTCGGGCGGAGACCATCAAGTATCGCGACTTTGTCGATCTGGGCGGCGAGAGCGCGGCTCGTTCGGCAGGGGCGATGCGGTCTGAGGGCAAGGAATACACCGTTGAGGACGGAGACATCCTGCTCTTCCGATTCAACGTCTGA
- a CDS encoding ComEC/Rec2 family competence protein: protein MVDPRALARSRNYHAVVEGTAVIVEPASPPLLLRRHDLLFQGRDPTGVVRAMTTGDRTRMREALPEQFRQAGLAHVLAISGFHVSVVGLAVFGLAAVIFSALQIPTATRLQLRAGVTLGALVAYAAATGGSAATTRAALMGGLVLWQGARGHGSVSGIHTVLLAGLVLGVVLPGLVWTPAYLLSFCAVYGLVRDCGSSRNPVVMSLVAVLFTAPASAAFFQRITPVSVVSNLLGGPLAGLVMVAAVAAHLTGIQWFVVAADAAAQLLVLVAGVFASIPGLPVLSGRALWLVPALVLGSLPGTAAGRRVVTICAMALVLLIPQARGPLEIWFLDVDQGDAALVRTPHGTSLLIDTGPPSARYVVASAIGHLAPGGLDHSFISHPHRDHDGNRQLAESRVRPTSIGTLLKPDPEIRLLPLAPEPGLVGGPNQLSSVLLLAHGRVRFLFTGDAEGASESMMTRRWDSLLAAQVVKVPHHGSTTSSHRFLVSRARVGAPGWAVISVGRSNRYGLPDPRVVDRWMKAGYQVLTTADSGSVYCRSDGEQVRCVPFSPGRD from the coding sequence ATGGTGGATCCCCGCGCTCTTGCGCGGTCCCGGAACTACCACGCGGTCGTCGAGGGAACAGCGGTGATCGTGGAACCGGCTTCCCCACCCCTTCTATTGCGGCGCCACGACCTGCTCTTTCAGGGACGCGATCCCACGGGTGTCGTAAGAGCGATGACCACCGGCGACAGAACGCGGATGCGAGAGGCTCTGCCGGAGCAGTTTCGCCAGGCGGGCCTCGCTCACGTCCTCGCCATTTCCGGTTTTCACGTGTCGGTGGTCGGTCTGGCTGTGTTTGGACTGGCGGCCGTGATTTTCTCTGCCTTGCAGATCCCCACGGCCACGCGACTGCAGCTTAGGGCGGGGGTTACGCTGGGCGCACTGGTTGCCTACGCCGCAGCCACAGGCGGATCGGCGGCCACTACCCGTGCGGCACTCATGGGTGGTCTCGTGCTATGGCAGGGAGCCCGTGGCCATGGCTCGGTTTCGGGTATACACACAGTGCTCCTGGCGGGACTTGTGCTGGGGGTGGTCTTGCCGGGTCTCGTCTGGACTCCCGCCTACCTGCTCTCTTTCTGTGCCGTGTACGGTCTGGTCAGGGACTGCGGATCGTCACGGAATCCGGTGGTAATGTCACTCGTGGCGGTACTGTTTACCGCGCCCGCATCGGCCGCTTTTTTCCAGCGCATCACACCCGTCAGTGTCGTTTCCAATTTGCTGGGAGGCCCGTTGGCCGGACTCGTGATGGTGGCGGCGGTAGCGGCGCATCTGACGGGTATCCAGTGGTTTGTCGTGGCCGCGGACGCCGCGGCGCAGTTGCTGGTGCTCGTTGCCGGCGTGTTTGCATCGATACCGGGGCTGCCGGTGCTCTCCGGCCGGGCGCTTTGGCTGGTCCCGGCACTGGTTCTGGGGAGCTTGCCCGGCACCGCTGCAGGACGTCGTGTCGTCACGATCTGCGCCATGGCGCTGGTTCTACTGATTCCGCAGGCACGCGGACCCCTGGAAATCTGGTTTCTTGATGTGGATCAGGGCGACGCCGCACTCGTGCGAACCCCACATGGAACGAGCCTGCTCATCGACACCGGACCTCCGTCGGCCCGCTACGTGGTAGCCTCCGCCATCGGTCACCTGGCTCCGGGTGGTCTGGACCATAGCTTCATCTCCCACCCCCACAGGGATCACGACGGCAACCGCCAACTGGCCGAGTCTCGGGTTCGACCGACTTCAATCGGCACGCTGCTCAAGCCGGACCCCGAGATCAGACTGTTGCCCCTGGCACCGGAACCGGGCCTCGTGGGAGGACCGAATCAGTTGTCTTCCGTGCTGCTTCTGGCGCACGGCCGGGTCCGGTTCCTCTTTACTGGAGATGCGGAGGGCGCCTCGGAGTCCATGATGACCAGGCGATGGGACTCTCTGCTTGCGGCGCAGGTGGTGAAGGTGCCTCACCACGGCTCCACCACCAGTAGCCACCGGTTTTTGGTGTCCCGCGCACGTGTCGGTGCCCCGGGATGGGCCGTCATTTCGGTGGGCAGATCTAACCGCTACGGCCTGCCGGATCCGCGCGTCGTCGATCGCTGGATGAAAGCAGGGTATCAGGTTCTGACTACCGCGGATTCCGGCTCTGTTTACTGTCGGAGTGACGGCGAACAGGTGCGCTGCGTTCCGTTCAGTCCAGGTAGAGATTGA
- the rpmB gene encoding 50S ribosomal protein L28 — protein sequence MARKDQLTGKGPVAGNHVSHAHNKAKRRFEVNLQKKRFYVPEEDRWVTLRVSAQTIKTINKKGISAVLADARKNGVNV from the coding sequence ATGGCACGCAAAGATCAGCTGACCGGCAAGGGTCCCGTAGCCGGCAACCACGTGTCTCACGCCCATAACAAGGCGAAGCGTCGCTTCGAGGTGAACCTGCAGAAGAAGCGGTTCTACGTCCCGGAGGAAGATCGCTGGGTCACGCTGCGCGTGTCCGCCCAGACGATCAAGACGATCAACAAGAAGGGCATTTCCGCCGTGCTTGCCGATGCGCGCA
- a CDS encoding serine/threonine protein phosphatase, whose translation MGLVAVGDIHGCARSLADLLRTLDLQASDDIIFIGDYIDRGPDSRGVIDQLLDLQQHHSCTFLRGNHEALFLGYWDHGEADVFLHNGGRQTLASYGMEVGDLTIPESHLSFIRRTRLYRETPEFLFVHAGLRPGLSVADNLAMGDEMTYLWERSHIACPDEDLAWEKTVVCGHTPVPEVIDRAKLINIDTGCVFRHRVDYGRLSAVRLPEREYISVPCSDRF comes from the coding sequence ATGGGGCTGGTTGCCGTCGGTGATATTCACGGGTGCGCGCGTTCGCTGGCAGATCTGCTCCGGACGCTGGACCTGCAGGCCTCCGACGACATCATCTTCATCGGCGACTACATCGACCGTGGTCCGGATTCTCGCGGCGTCATCGACCAGCTGTTGGACCTGCAGCAACATCACAGCTGTACGTTCCTGCGGGGCAACCATGAAGCCCTATTTCTGGGCTACTGGGATCACGGAGAGGCAGACGTCTTCCTGCACAATGGCGGAAGGCAAACGCTCGCCAGCTACGGGATGGAGGTTGGAGACCTCACCATTCCCGAGAGCCACCTCTCCTTTATCCGTCGCACACGACTGTATCGGGAAACGCCGGAGTTCCTCTTTGTGCACGCGGGCCTGCGACCCGGGCTCAGTGTGGCGGACAACCTCGCAATGGGGGATGAAATGACCTACCTGTGGGAGCGCTCACACATCGCGTGTCCCGATGAGGATCTGGCCTGGGAAAAGACAGTGGTCTGTGGACATACGCCCGTTCCGGAGGTCATCGACCGGGCCAAGCTGATCAACATTGATACAGGATGTGTATTTCGGCACCGGGTGGACTACGGTCGACTGAGCGCGGTTCGCTTGCCGGAACGCGAGTACATCAGCGTGCCCTGCTCCGACAGGTTCTAG
- a CDS encoding molybdopterin molybdotransferase MoeA, which produces MELFVSVDEARTAIRRGLPEPRQEIVPLEAAYGRILLHEVISKEAIPPFPNSAMDGFAVRSADLADSGGTLRCTGEIAAGAWPANAVREGTCVRIMTGAPMPDGADAVVPVEWTREQGDAVVVDRGISPGRHLRAAGEDMAPGQVVLRAGADVAAGAVAVLATIGQSEVVVGRRPSVAVIATGDELVPHSETPARGQIRNSNGPALAVRVEEAGGRLAGQWVARDNRQSVRAVLAEAKGADVLVFSGGVSMGEYDLVRAVLEENGFEAAFWKVKQRPGKPLVFGTLERRPVFGLPGNPVSSSVCFDQYVRPALRYMQGAARPHRPRYPAQLTADFPKPRGLHVFARAVVTGAEGMLQASPTGSQGSHISTSLVGANALLHLPAEWEAAPAGAMAEVEFL; this is translated from the coding sequence ATGGAACTGTTTGTATCGGTGGATGAGGCCAGAACGGCCATCAGGCGGGGCCTTCCGGAGCCTCGCCAGGAAATAGTACCGCTTGAAGCGGCATACGGACGCATCCTGCTTCACGAAGTCATTTCGAAGGAAGCGATTCCACCGTTCCCGAACTCGGCTATGGACGGCTTTGCGGTCCGCAGTGCAGACCTCGCGGATAGCGGCGGCACGTTGAGATGCACCGGCGAAATCGCCGCGGGAGCCTGGCCGGCGAATGCAGTGCGGGAAGGCACCTGCGTGCGCATTATGACAGGGGCTCCCATGCCGGATGGTGCCGACGCCGTCGTGCCCGTGGAGTGGACGCGTGAGCAGGGGGACGCCGTCGTGGTCGATCGCGGGATTTCGCCAGGTCGGCATCTCCGGGCTGCCGGCGAGGACATGGCACCCGGCCAGGTGGTGCTCCGGGCGGGAGCCGACGTGGCGGCTGGTGCTGTGGCCGTGCTGGCTACCATTGGGCAGTCAGAGGTGGTGGTAGGCCGACGGCCCTCCGTGGCCGTGATAGCAACGGGCGATGAACTCGTGCCACATTCCGAAACTCCTGCGCGGGGTCAGATCCGGAATTCAAACGGACCGGCGCTCGCGGTCCGGGTGGAGGAGGCAGGGGGTAGGCTCGCGGGTCAGTGGGTTGCGCGCGACAACCGGCAATCCGTACGCGCCGTGCTCGCAGAAGCGAAAGGTGCGGACGTGCTCGTTTTCTCTGGTGGCGTGTCCATGGGCGAGTATGATCTGGTCCGCGCGGTGCTGGAGGAGAACGGCTTTGAGGCCGCGTTCTGGAAGGTGAAGCAACGTCCCGGCAAGCCGCTGGTCTTCGGCACCCTGGAGCGTCGGCCGGTTTTCGGGCTGCCCGGCAACCCGGTCTCCTCGTCGGTGTGTTTTGACCAGTACGTACGGCCGGCTCTTCGGTACATGCAGGGAGCCGCAAGACCCCATCGCCCGAGATATCCTGCTCAATTGACAGCGGACTTTCCCAAGCCGAGAGGACTGCACGTATTTGCCAGGGCGGTGGTCACCGGGGCAGAAGGCATGCTGCAGGCGAGCCCGACCGGCTCTCAGGGTTCCCACATCTCCACGAGTCTTGTGGGGGCGAACGCGCTGCTCCACCTTCCAGCCGAGTGGGAGGCCGCACCGGCAGGCGCCATGGCCGAAGTGGAGTTTCTGTAG